CCGGCGACAACATTAAAATGGATATCGAGCTTATTACTCCCATTGCCATAGAAGAAGGATTGCGCTTCGCTATTCGTGAAGGCGGCCGTACCGTGGGCGCCGGTGTTGTTACCGGTATCAACGAGTAATCATTTAAGTGTTTCTTCTAGGCGAAAGGAGGTCAGTGCATGAAAAACCAAAAGATCCGTATCCGGCTTAAGGCGTACGATCACCACATGCTGGACCAGTCAGCCCAAAAAATAGTGGACACCGCCCGGCGGACCGGCGCCAATGTGGCAGGCCCCGTGCCTTTGCCTACGGAAAAGAATATATATACGATTTTACGTTCCCCGCACGTCAACAAAGACTCTCGGGAACAGTTTGAGATGAGGACCCATAAGCGGCTCATCGATATTATGGAACCCACGCCCAAAACGGTAGATGCGTTAATGCGCCTTGACCTGCCCGCCGGTGTGGATATTGAAATTAAATTATAAGAAAATAAACAGATAGCAGTCTCGAAGGTCAAGTTCAGCACATGTGGTCGCGTCTCACAACCGGCGGCCATTACGTTGAACCGCTGACGGCATCGAAAAGCCTAGGAAGCACAGTACTTCGAGCAGGCTCGGGAGGTGCATGGAGAAATGCCCAAAGCAATATTAGGTAAAAAGATTGGCATGACCCAGGTGTTCACAGATGAAGGTATTGCCGTGCCGGTAACCGTTATTGAAGCCGGTCCTTGTACGGTGGCCCAAAAGAAAACCAGTGCCCAGGATGGTTATAATGCTATCCAAATAGGTTTTGGCGAAAAACGGGAAAACCTATTTAATAAACCCATGAAAGGCCATTATGATAAGGCCGGTATAAAGCCCAAGCGTTACTTGCGGGAAGTTCGTGTCGATGACATTGATGCTTACGAAGTTGGGCAGGAAATCAATGTGGACATATTTACACCCGGCGAAAAAGTGGACGTTGTGGGTACCACCAAAGGTCGCGGTTTTTCGGGTGGTATCAAACGCCATGGATTTCACCGTGGCCCCATGGCGCACGGTTCCAAGTATCACCGGCGACCCGGTTCGCTGGCGGCCAAAGGCCCGGCCCGGGTGTTCAAGGGCAGAAAGCTCCCGGGACATTACGGCGCTGAGCGGGTAACCATACAGAATTTGGAGGTTGTCCGGGCGGATGCCGGGCAGAATCTGCTGGCTGTTAAGGGAGCCATTCCGGGCCCGCGCGGCGGTCTGGTCATGGTTAAGCAATCCGTAAAAGCCAGGTAACGGCGGCGCAGCGAAAGGAGGAAGTCATTCATGCCCAGAGTTGCCATATATAATATGAACGGTGACCAGGTCGGAGAAATCGACTTAAAGGAAGATATTTTCGGTATTGCTGTTCACCAGCAAGCATTGCATGATGTTGTAACCATGCAGTTGGCCGGTAGGCGGCAGGGCACTCACGATACAAAAACCAGGGCCGAGGTCAGTGGCGGCGGCCGTAAGCCGTATCGCCAGAAAGGTACAGGACGGGCTCGGCACGGGTCTATTCGTTCACCCATCTGGCGTGGCGGCGGTATTGTTTTCGGACCGCACCCACGCAGTTATAGCTACCGGATACCCAAAAAGGTGCGCAGATTGGCTATGAAATCGGCACTGTCCTCCAAGGTGGAGGGTGGCACTATTGTAGTGCTGGAAGAGCTTAAACTGGATGCGCCTAAAACCAAGGATATGGTTAAAATACTGAAAAACCTTAAAGTTGATAATAAAGCTTTAGTAGTAACAGCGGAAAGGGACGACGCGGTTTATAGGTCGGCACGTAACATACCGGGCATCAAACAATTAAGCGTTCCGGGGCTGAATGTATACGATTTGCTGGCGCATAAAACGCTGGTTATTACTAAAGATGCGGTGGCCAGGGTTGAGGAGGTGTTTGTTTAATGAAAAATCCTCGCGATATTATTAAAAAACCGGTGGTCACTGAGAAGAGTATGAGCTTGGTGGAGGAAAACAAGTACACATTTATTGTGGATATGGGTGCCAATAAAATTGAAATTCGCCAGGCTGTGGAAGAATTGTTTAATGTTAAAGTCGATAAGGTGCGTACCATGCGAGTTAAAGGTAAATTGAAGCGGGTTCGTCACCGTTGGGGTAAGACGCCCGATCGCAAAAAAGCCATAGTTACCCTTAAAGAGGGGCAAAAAATTCAACTCTTCGAGGGTGTTTAGTGAAATGACCCCTTCGATGTTCTTTACGGGCTCGAAGGTGCGATAAGGAGGGAAACCAGGTGGGGATTAAAAAATTCAAACCTACATCGCCGGGTCGGAGGTTTGTAACTGTTTCAACCTTCGAGGAAATAACTGCCACCGAGCCGGAAAAGTCCCTGCTGGAACCGCTTAAGAGTAAAGGCGGCAGAAATGCCAGCGGCAGAATAACCGTCCGTCATCGTGGCGGCGGACATAAACGGATGTACCGGATAATTGACTTTAAGCGCGATAAAGACGGTATACCGGCTAAGGTAGCCACCATTGAATACGACCCAAACCGTTCGGCGCGTATTGCCCTGTTGCATTATGCCGACGGTGAAAAACGTTATATCCTTGCACCGGCGGGCCTGCAAGTGGGGCAGAAGATAGAATCGGGTTCCGACGCCGATATCAAAGTGGGCAATGCTTTAGCTTTGCGTGATATTCCGGTAGGTACCATGATTCATAATCTTGAGCTGCATCCCAAGGGCGGCGGCCAGTTGGTGCGTTCCGCCGGTACTGCGGCTCAGCTTATGGCTAAAGAAGGCAAATACGCACATGTGCGCATGCCTTCGGGAGAAATGCGTTTGATATTACAGGATTGCCGTGCTACTATTGGACAGGTGGGCAATGTGGACCATGAGAACATATCTGTGGGTAAAGCCGGTCGCACACGTTGGTTAGGCATTCGCCCGACAGTGCGCGGCGTGGTGATGAACCCGGTGGACCACCCCCATGGCGGTGGCGAGGGCCGTTCACCCGTTGGCAGAAACCCGGTTACTCCCTGGGGTAAGCCTGCTTTGGGAGCACGTACCAGGAAGAAAAAACCCAGTGATCGTTTAATTGTTAAGCGGCGTGGTAAAAAATAAGTATATGTACAGGTGTAGGAAGGAGGCCAGCCGATGGGTCGCTCTCTGAAAAAAGGCCCGTATTGTGAGGAAAAACTCCTTAATAGAATCCAAGAGATGAATGACAAGGGCGATAAAAGGGTCATTAAGACGTGGTCCCGCCGTTCCACCATCTTCCCGGATATGATCGGGCATACCATTGCGGTACATGATGGCAGAAAACATGTTCCCGTATACGTAACCGAGGATATGGTTGGACATAAGTTAGGCGAATTCGCCCCCACGAGGCTTTTCAGGGGTCACGGATCACATACTGAAAGGTCGACGTCTTTGAAGTAAACGTGTAAAGGGGGTAAAACCATGCAAGAAGCAAAAGCGGTTGCGAAATATATTCGCATCTCCCCACGTAAAGTGCGTCAGGTTATTGACATTATCAGGGGTAAGGATGTGCAGGAGGCGCTGGCTCTATTAAAATTTACACCCAAGCGGGCTTCTGTTCCCGTGGCTAAAGTGGTTAAATCAGCCGCCGCCAACGCCGAGCATAATTATGAAATGAATAAGGATAACCTGTATGTGGCCGCCTGCTATGTTGATCAAGGACCCACCTTAAAACGGTGGCAGCCCCGGGCCATGGGCCGTGCGGATGTACTGCGCCGCCGTACCAGCCACATTACCGTGGTAGTACAAGAGAAGAAGGAGGGTTAGTGTGGGCCAGAAGGTAAATCCGGTAGGATTGCGCATAGGCATTATAAAAGACTGGGAAGGTAAATGGTATGCGGACAAGAAAAATTTTCCCGCTCTTTTGCTGGAGGATTTTAATATCCGCAAGTTTGTTAAAAAGAAATTGTATGCGGCCGGTATTGCCCGTATCCAGATTGAGCGGGCCGCCAACAAAATAAAATTATCTATCCACACGGCCAAGCCGGGTATCGTCATCGGGCGGGGCGGTGCCGAGGTGGAGAATTTACGCAAGCAGTTGGAGCAAATGACCGGTAAGCATGTAAATATTAATATAGTTGAAGTTAAAGTACCTGAAATTGATGCCCAACTGTTGTCTGAGAATGTGGCTTCACAGTTGGTAAGAAGAATTGCTTTTCGCCGGGCCATGAAGCAAAGCGTGGGCAGGGCCATGAAAATGGGCGCCAAGGGAATCAAGATTTCCTGCAGCGGTCGACTGGCCGGCGCTGAAATTGCCCGGACCGAATGGTATAGTGAAGGCAAAGTGCCCCTGCATACATTGCGGGCCGATATTGATTACGGCTTTGCCGAAGCGAACACAACTTATGGTAAAATCGGTGTTAAGGTTTGGATATATAAAGGAGAAGTTCTACCGGAAGTTAAGAGAACCGCTGCCGGTAAAGGAGGCGAATAGGCTCTATGCTCATTCCAAAAAGGGTAAAATACCGCAAGCAGCGTCGCGGGGCGATACCCTCGGGTAAATCCAAGGGGGGCAATGAAGTCCATTTCGGAGAATATGGGTTAAAGGCTTTAGAGCCAGGCTGGATTACCAACCGGCAAATTGAGGCGGCTCGTATTGCTATGACCCGTTATATCAAGCGGGGCGGTAAAGTATGGATTAAAATTTTCCCCGATAAACCGGTAACCAAGAAGCCGGCTGAGACTCGGATGGGCAGCGGTAAAGGCGCTCCCGAGTGGTGGGTGGCGGTAGTGAAGCCCGGTAGGATAATGTTTGAATTGGCCGGCGTTAGTGAAGAGGTTGCCCGGGAGGCCATGCGCCTGGCCTCGCACAAGCTGCCCATAAAAACTAAGTTTGTAAGACGTGGGGAAGTAGGTGAGGCAAGTGAAAGCTAAGGAACTTCGCGATATGACCGTTGAGGAACTGCAAAAGAAAATGAACGATACTAAGGATGAATTGTTCCGGCTACGCTTTCAACTGGCTACCGGACAATTGGATAACCCGATGCGCATAAAGGAAGTGCGCAGAAACATTGCCCGCGTCATAACTGTCATTCGGGAAAGGGAAATCGGTATTAAGCGGGCTTAATGAAAAACATATTATCCCGATGCAGGAAGGGGGTAGCCATGTTGGCGGAGCGCAATTTGCGCAAAACTCAAACAGGTATGGTTGTAAGCAACAAAATGGATAAAACCGCGGTGGTAGCTGTGGAAACATTGGTTAGACACCCGCTTTACAACCGAACTATTAGGCAAACTAAAAAATATAAGGCACATGATGAGGAAAATATATGTAATATCGGCGACAAGGTCAAAATAATGGAGACCAGGCCATTGTCCAAAGATAAGCGGTGGCGTGTGGTGGAAATATTGCGTAAGACAGAGCAGTTATAGCCGCCGGTAGCCCGCCGGTTATTGTGCAAAGGAGGCTAATTCGGTGATTCAAGTACAATCGATGCTTAGAGCGGCAGACAATACCGGTGCCCGTAAGCTGATGTGTATCCGCGTGATGGGCGGTTCGTTACGCCGATATGCCAGCCTGGGCGATGTGGTGGTTGCCTCCGTCAAGGAAGCCACACCAGGCGGCGTTGTTAAGAAAGGGGACGTGGTTAAGGCTGTTATCGTGCGCACCAAAAAGGAAGTGCGTCGTCCCGATGGATCATATATTAAATTTGATGAGAACGCCGCGGTAATTATTAAAGATGACGGAACTCCGCGTGGCACCCGTATATTCGGACCCGTGGCCCGGGAATTGAGAGAGCACGATTATATGAAAATTGTCTCCCTGGCCCCGGAAGTATTGTAGTAAATGCCGCTACAGGAGGTGTAACGGATATGACCAAGCCCAAAGTGCATGTGCATAAAGGCGATACAGTGCTGGTGATTCGCGGCAAAAGCGCTGGTAAAAAAGGTAAGGTGCTGGAAGTGCAGCTTGCTAAAAGTCGCGTGGTGGTGGAAGGGGTTAACAAGGTTAAACGTCATACCAAGCCAACACGCAGTATGCCGCAGGGTGGCATTATGGAAAGGGAAGCCCCCATCCACAGCTCCAATGTAATGCTATATTGCAGCAAGTGTAACCAACCCACCCGGGTGGGGAGAAAAATACTGGAAGACGGTAAGAAAGTTCGCCAGTGCAAGAGATGCGGGGAAGTGCTCAGCTAACCCGGCGGAAGGAGGGTATAGGTGTGCCCAGGCTCAAGGATAAATTTAAAGATGAAGTAGTCAAGGCTATGATGGAACGGTTTGGCTATAAAAATTCCATGCAGGTCCCCAGGCTGGAAAAGGTTGTTATTAACATGGGTGTTGGCGAGGCCATCCAGAACAGCAAGGCCATTGATGCCGCGGTAAACGATTTAATGATCATATCAGGTCAGCGCCCGGTGGTTACCAAGGCCAAAAAATCCATCGCCGCATTTAAATTGCGTGCCGGGATGAATGTAGGCTGTAAGGTTACCTTGCGGGGCGATCGTATGTGCGAATTCGTAGACAGGCTGTTTAACATTGCTCTTCCGCGGGTGCGCGACTTCCGTGGGATATCCCCGAAGTCATTTGACGGGCGGGGCAATTACAGCATGGGTGTTCGGGAACAGCTTATTTTCCCGGAAATTGAATATGATAAAATCGACAAAGTCAGGGGCATGGATATAATTTTTGTCACTACCGCCCGGACAGACGAAGAGGCCCGGGAATTGCTCCGTTTACTCGGAATGCCGTTTAAAGCCGCCTGATCGAAGATAATATTGGCCTTAAGCAAAAGGAGGGAAATGTGTGGCTAAAAAATCAATGGTAGCCAGGTCCAAGCGCCCTCCCAAATTTACGGTGCGGGCGCACAACAGATGTAATATATGTGGCCGGCCTCATGCTTACATGCGCAAGTTCGGGATCTGTCGGGTTTGTTTCCGGGAGTTGGCATATAAGGGCGAGATACCCGGACTGAGGAAGGCCAGTTGGTAAAAGGAAGGAGGTATTCCTTAGATGGTGATGACTGATCCTGTTGCCGATTTCTTGACTCGTATTCGAAACGGCAATATGGTTTTTCACGATAAAATTGAAGCACCCGCTTCCAAGATGAAGCGATCTATTGCAGATATTCTTAAACAAGAAGGTTTTATCAGGGATTATGAGTATATTGAGGATGGCAAACAGGGTGTTTTACGTGTTTACCTCAAGTACAGCGCAGGTAAAGAGCGGGTGATTACCGGCCTAAAACGCATATCCAAACCCGGATTGCGGGTATATGCCCGTAAGGATTCCATTCCCAAGGTGTTAGGTGGGCTGGGCATTGCTATAATATCCACCTCCCGGGGGATCATGACCGACAAAAAAGCCCGCAAAGAGGGCCTCGGCGGCGAGGTAATCTGCTACGTCTGGTAGCGAAAGGGGCATAGGAGGTGTAAGGCATGAGCAGAATCGGCAAAAAACCGGTGCCGCTTCCTGATAAGGTTACGGCCACGCTGGACGGAAGAACTGTACGGGTCGAAGGCCCCAAAGGGAAGCTGGAAAAAGAGTTTCATCAGGACATGCAAATTAAGTTTATGGATGACCGCACAATGGTAGTGGAGAGGCCTTCGGATAATAAGTTGCACAGGTCATTGCACGGTCTCACTCGTACCTTGTTAAACAATATGGTGCAGGGCGTTGCCAATGGTTTTCAGAAGAATTTGGAACTGGTAGGTGTGGGTTACCGGGCTGCCATGCAGGGTAATAAGCTGGTACTGACGGTGGGTTACTCGCATCCGGTGGAAATTATACCCCCGCCGGGGATAGAAATTGAAGTTCCTGCTCCTACCAAAATATCAGTTAAAGGAATCGATAAGGAAATGGTAGGCGCCATAGCGGCCAATATTCGGTCGGTAAGGGAACCCGAGCCTTACAAGGGTAAAGGCATTAAGTATGAGGGTG
This genomic interval from Desulfoscipio sp. XC116 contains the following:
- the rpsJ gene encoding 30S ribosomal protein S10, whose amino-acid sequence is MKNQKIRIRLKAYDHHMLDQSAQKIVDTARRTGANVAGPVPLPTEKNIYTILRSPHVNKDSREQFEMRTHKRLIDIMEPTPKTVDALMRLDLPAGVDIEIKL
- the rplC gene encoding 50S ribosomal protein L3, coding for MPKAILGKKIGMTQVFTDEGIAVPVTVIEAGPCTVAQKKTSAQDGYNAIQIGFGEKRENLFNKPMKGHYDKAGIKPKRYLREVRVDDIDAYEVGQEINVDIFTPGEKVDVVGTTKGRGFSGGIKRHGFHRGPMAHGSKYHRRPGSLAAKGPARVFKGRKLPGHYGAERVTIQNLEVVRADAGQNLLAVKGAIPGPRGGLVMVKQSVKAR
- the rplD gene encoding 50S ribosomal protein L4; the protein is MPRVAIYNMNGDQVGEIDLKEDIFGIAVHQQALHDVVTMQLAGRRQGTHDTKTRAEVSGGGRKPYRQKGTGRARHGSIRSPIWRGGGIVFGPHPRSYSYRIPKKVRRLAMKSALSSKVEGGTIVVLEELKLDAPKTKDMVKILKNLKVDNKALVVTAERDDAVYRSARNIPGIKQLSVPGLNVYDLLAHKTLVITKDAVARVEEVFV
- the rplW gene encoding 50S ribosomal protein L23, with the translated sequence MKNPRDIIKKPVVTEKSMSLVEENKYTFIVDMGANKIEIRQAVEELFNVKVDKVRTMRVKGKLKRVRHRWGKTPDRKKAIVTLKEGQKIQLFEGV
- the rplB gene encoding 50S ribosomal protein L2 is translated as MGIKKFKPTSPGRRFVTVSTFEEITATEPEKSLLEPLKSKGGRNASGRITVRHRGGGHKRMYRIIDFKRDKDGIPAKVATIEYDPNRSARIALLHYADGEKRYILAPAGLQVGQKIESGSDADIKVGNALALRDIPVGTMIHNLELHPKGGGQLVRSAGTAAQLMAKEGKYAHVRMPSGEMRLILQDCRATIGQVGNVDHENISVGKAGRTRWLGIRPTVRGVVMNPVDHPHGGGEGRSPVGRNPVTPWGKPALGARTRKKKPSDRLIVKRRGKK
- the rpsS gene encoding 30S ribosomal protein S19, which encodes MGRSLKKGPYCEEKLLNRIQEMNDKGDKRVIKTWSRRSTIFPDMIGHTIAVHDGRKHVPVYVTEDMVGHKLGEFAPTRLFRGHGSHTERSTSLK
- the rplV gene encoding 50S ribosomal protein L22; translated protein: MQEAKAVAKYIRISPRKVRQVIDIIRGKDVQEALALLKFTPKRASVPVAKVVKSAAANAEHNYEMNKDNLYVAACYVDQGPTLKRWQPRAMGRADVLRRRTSHITVVVQEKKEG
- the rpsC gene encoding 30S ribosomal protein S3, whose amino-acid sequence is MGQKVNPVGLRIGIIKDWEGKWYADKKNFPALLLEDFNIRKFVKKKLYAAGIARIQIERAANKIKLSIHTAKPGIVIGRGGAEVENLRKQLEQMTGKHVNINIVEVKVPEIDAQLLSENVASQLVRRIAFRRAMKQSVGRAMKMGAKGIKISCSGRLAGAEIARTEWYSEGKVPLHTLRADIDYGFAEANTTYGKIGVKVWIYKGEVLPEVKRTAAGKGGE
- the rplP gene encoding 50S ribosomal protein L16, with product MLIPKRVKYRKQRRGAIPSGKSKGGNEVHFGEYGLKALEPGWITNRQIEAARIAMTRYIKRGGKVWIKIFPDKPVTKKPAETRMGSGKGAPEWWVAVVKPGRIMFELAGVSEEVAREAMRLASHKLPIKTKFVRRGEVGEASES
- the rpmC gene encoding 50S ribosomal protein L29 gives rise to the protein MKAKELRDMTVEELQKKMNDTKDELFRLRFQLATGQLDNPMRIKEVRRNIARVITVIREREIGIKRA
- the rpsQ gene encoding 30S ribosomal protein S17: MLAERNLRKTQTGMVVSNKMDKTAVVAVETLVRHPLYNRTIRQTKKYKAHDEENICNIGDKVKIMETRPLSKDKRWRVVEILRKTEQL
- the rplN gene encoding 50S ribosomal protein L14, giving the protein MIQVQSMLRAADNTGARKLMCIRVMGGSLRRYASLGDVVVASVKEATPGGVVKKGDVVKAVIVRTKKEVRRPDGSYIKFDENAAVIIKDDGTPRGTRIFGPVARELREHDYMKIVSLAPEVL
- the rplX gene encoding 50S ribosomal protein L24, whose amino-acid sequence is MTKPKVHVHKGDTVLVIRGKSAGKKGKVLEVQLAKSRVVVEGVNKVKRHTKPTRSMPQGGIMEREAPIHSSNVMLYCSKCNQPTRVGRKILEDGKKVRQCKRCGEVLS
- the rplE gene encoding 50S ribosomal protein L5, whose product is MPRLKDKFKDEVVKAMMERFGYKNSMQVPRLEKVVINMGVGEAIQNSKAIDAAVNDLMIISGQRPVVTKAKKSIAAFKLRAGMNVGCKVTLRGDRMCEFVDRLFNIALPRVRDFRGISPKSFDGRGNYSMGVREQLIFPEIEYDKIDKVRGMDIIFVTTARTDEEARELLRLLGMPFKAA
- a CDS encoding type Z 30S ribosomal protein S14; its protein translation is MAKKSMVARSKRPPKFTVRAHNRCNICGRPHAYMRKFGICRVCFRELAYKGEIPGLRKASW
- the rpsH gene encoding 30S ribosomal protein S8: MVMTDPVADFLTRIRNGNMVFHDKIEAPASKMKRSIADILKQEGFIRDYEYIEDGKQGVLRVYLKYSAGKERVITGLKRISKPGLRVYARKDSIPKVLGGLGIAIISTSRGIMTDKKARKEGLGGEVICYVW
- the rplF gene encoding 50S ribosomal protein L6, whose amino-acid sequence is MSRIGKKPVPLPDKVTATLDGRTVRVEGPKGKLEKEFHQDMQIKFMDDRTMVVERPSDNKLHRSLHGLTRTLLNNMVQGVANGFQKNLELVGVGYRAAMQGNKLVLTVGYSHPVEIIPPPGIEIEVPAPTKISVKGIDKEMVGAIAANIRSVREPEPYKGKGIKYEGEHIRRKVGKAGAKR